From a single Halorussus halophilus genomic region:
- a CDS encoding DUF6691 family protein: MSGTERSPLFLPVIYLGGLIFGLGLAISGMARPEVVLDFLQFDDFGLLFVMGGAAVVSGVTFTVATRYLDDAPLTGQEYTRRIKEFDRNVVIGGSIFGVGWGLSGICPGAAYASFGVGNYLILFAIVGMFLGAYTQGYLRAFWTSEGDDATKTTSD; the protein is encoded by the coding sequence ATGAGTGGGACCGAACGGAGCCCGTTGTTCCTGCCCGTCATCTACCTCGGCGGGTTAATATTTGGACTCGGGCTGGCCATCAGCGGGATGGCGCGTCCCGAGGTGGTGCTGGATTTCCTCCAGTTCGATGATTTCGGCCTCCTGTTCGTGATGGGTGGTGCTGCAGTCGTATCTGGTGTCACGTTTACGGTGGCTACGCGGTATCTCGACGACGCACCGCTGACCGGGCAGGAGTACACCCGCCGTATCAAAGAGTTCGACCGAAACGTCGTCATCGGTGGTTCGATCTTCGGCGTCGGGTGGGGGCTGTCGGGCATCTGTCCGGGCGCCGCATACGCTAGCTTCGGTGTCGGGAACTACCTGATATTGTTCGCCATCGTTGGGATGTTCCTGGGTGCGTATACGCAAGGGTACTTGCGTGCCTTCTGGACCAGCGAAGGCGACGACGCAACGAAGACTACCTCGGACTAA
- a CDS encoding DUF7512 family protein encodes MFGIESLTGTSNAVAQVGVVLVEALLLYVVYGVLTATVGQRITNTIQGE; translated from the coding sequence ATGTTCGGAATCGAATCACTGACCGGTACGTCAAACGCTGTCGCACAGGTCGGCGTCGTACTAGTCGAAGCGCTACTACTGTACGTCGTTTACGGAGTCCTGACTGCTACAGTTGGCCAACGAATAACGAACACAATCCAAGGCGAGTAA
- a CDS encoding sulfite exporter TauE/SafE family protein, producing MAILGLSVTTLALFVGFGVLIGTLFGFFGMGGSFLVTPALLVMGYAPKVAVGSGLAFVFGTSVIGALRHRNHGQVDYKLAALMTIGMTVGIEVGKHVVLFLEETGLSGIVISVAYVGLLAIVGLLTLRDARSEADESASFDLSETVQSIEIWPMVELTGGVRVSASIILVVGFAIGILSGFLGVGGGFLLMPAMMYGLGVPASVAVGTDILQITISGAFGAFTYAQAGSIALPVVISLLAGSSLGARIGAGATKLVDEDDIKGYFAAMLLAGSVAVAAKNLSTAYGIEALQTVSIVLIFGSAIVVSGAVVYSALRELQKRPQSNGTTTTT from the coding sequence ATGGCGATACTAGGATTGAGCGTAACCACGCTCGCGTTGTTCGTCGGGTTCGGTGTCCTCATCGGGACCCTATTCGGGTTCTTCGGGATGGGTGGATCGTTCCTCGTCACGCCCGCACTGCTCGTGATGGGCTACGCGCCGAAAGTAGCCGTCGGGAGCGGCCTCGCGTTCGTCTTCGGGACGAGCGTCATCGGAGCACTTCGCCACCGAAACCACGGACAAGTTGATTACAAACTGGCAGCGCTCATGACGATCGGGATGACCGTCGGTATCGAAGTAGGAAAACACGTCGTGCTCTTCCTCGAAGAGACAGGGCTCTCCGGTATCGTCATCAGCGTCGCGTACGTCGGACTGCTGGCCATCGTTGGCCTACTCACCCTCCGTGATGCACGCAGCGAAGCCGACGAATCGGCGAGTTTCGACCTGTCGGAGACCGTCCAATCTATCGAGATATGGCCGATGGTAGAACTGACCGGCGGCGTCCGCGTCTCGGCGTCGATCATCCTGGTCGTCGGGTTTGCGATCGGTATCCTGTCCGGATTCCTCGGCGTCGGCGGAGGATTCCTCCTCATGCCCGCGATGATGTACGGACTTGGAGTTCCCGCTAGCGTCGCTGTCGGCACCGACATCCTCCAGATTACCATCTCAGGAGCATTCGGTGCCTTCACCTACGCACAAGCGGGTTCCATCGCCCTTCCGGTCGTCATCTCGCTACTCGCTGGCAGTTCGCTCGGTGCTCGCATCGGTGCAGGCGCCACTAAACTCGTTGACGAAGACGACATCAAGGGATACTTCGCTGCAATGTTACTCGCAGGGAGTGTTGCCGTCGCAGCAAAGAATCTCAGCACCGCATACGGTATCGAAGCACTCCAAACGGTGAGTATCGTGCTCATCTTCGGCTCCGCCATTGTCGTGTCCGGTGCAGTCGTCTACAGCGCGCTGCGAGAACTCCAGAAGCGACCGCAATCGAACGGAACAACGACGACCACGTAA
- a CDS encoding methyltransferase domain-containing protein: MTTETQADANADSIDEQKLTDLVETSLVDLGATVHASLAIIGDELDLYSTLDEAGPLTSAELAEETNTTERYVREWLRSQAAGGYVTYDPETDRYSLSPEQAYVLANEESPVFMPGAFQLVASASKIEPDLNEAFRTGEGIGWHEHDEDVFHGTERFFGPSYGANLVDWIKALDGVDETLQAGGRIADVGCGHGAPSIRIAEAYPNSTVVGIDYHEESIAVARKRAEAAGVGDRVHFEVATASEYNGADYDLVTMFNCFHDMGDPIGVAAHVRETLTDDGTWMIVEPYAEDKVEENLTPFGRLAYSISTVACTPNSLSQDVGYGLGAQAGEERTREVVTEGGFSRFHRVAETPTSLVFEAKP; this comes from the coding sequence ATGACAACTGAAACCCAAGCAGACGCGAATGCGGACTCAATCGACGAACAAAAACTGACCGACCTCGTGGAAACGTCGCTCGTAGACCTCGGCGCGACAGTCCATGCCTCGCTCGCCATCATCGGAGATGAACTCGATCTCTATTCCACACTGGACGAAGCAGGGCCACTCACGTCCGCCGAACTAGCCGAAGAAACGAACACCACGGAACGCTACGTCCGCGAATGGCTACGCTCGCAGGCCGCTGGCGGGTACGTAACCTACGACCCCGAGACCGACCGCTACAGTCTCTCACCCGAGCAGGCGTACGTGTTAGCCAACGAGGAGAGCCCGGTGTTTATGCCGGGTGCGTTCCAGTTAGTCGCGTCAGCATCCAAGATCGAACCAGACCTCAATGAGGCATTCCGAACGGGCGAGGGCATCGGCTGGCACGAACACGACGAAGACGTATTCCACGGCACCGAACGCTTCTTCGGGCCATCCTATGGAGCCAATCTGGTAGACTGGATCAAGGCACTCGACGGGGTAGACGAGACGCTACAAGCAGGTGGACGGATTGCTGACGTTGGCTGTGGTCACGGCGCACCGTCGATCCGAATAGCTGAGGCGTACCCCAACTCGACAGTCGTGGGCATCGACTATCACGAGGAATCGATAGCAGTGGCGCGCAAGCGGGCAGAAGCGGCGGGCGTCGGTGATCGCGTCCACTTCGAAGTCGCAACCGCATCGGAGTACAATGGAGCCGACTACGACCTCGTGACGATGTTCAACTGCTTCCACGACATGGGTGACCCTATTGGTGTGGCGGCCCACGTCCGAGAGACGCTCACCGACGACGGGACATGGATGATTGTCGAGCCCTATGCTGAAGACAAAGTCGAAGAGAACCTCACCCCGTTTGGTCGCCTCGCGTACTCGATTTCGACGGTGGCCTGTACGCCGAACTCGCTCAGTCAGGATGTCGGCTACGGACTCGGTGCCCAAGCAGGAGAGGAACGCACCCGTGAAGTCGTCACCGAAGGTGGATTTTCGCGCTTTCACCGCGTGGCAGAGACACCGACCAGTTTAGTCTTCGAAGCGAAGCCATGA
- a CDS encoding arylsulfotransferase family protein, whose protein sequence is MYYNDSHTRYWDVDPVPGTKATVEYLYADHISGANCPTEWDLNRRNVPEDVWTRYAKSHSSENACTRNGIERVNLSTGNVTSVWSEVTPGKESTRYHDADRLNETHFVVADIYLDRVFTINTTSGNVDWTWNASESFPRSTGGPYPKDWTHINDVNIVEDDRIMVSARNQDRVLFLEPGRGLLENWTLGEEDNYDILYEQHNPDYIPEENGGPAVVVGDSENNRVVEYQRENGDWKRTWTWQDPSMQWPRDADRLPNGNTLVTDSNGNRVFEVNEQGKVVWSVQIAFPYEAERLGTGDESKGGPSAARANIDSRSTGFSGQFWITLKDVLPGKYLNGLMYITPAWFDMPALLALVVGFVSVIGWTLLELRWRVQWRRYRPRFWQ, encoded by the coding sequence TTGTACTACAACGATTCGCACACCCGATACTGGGACGTAGACCCCGTTCCGGGAACGAAAGCGACAGTAGAGTATCTCTACGCAGACCACATCTCAGGGGCGAACTGTCCAACTGAGTGGGACCTCAACAGACGAAACGTCCCAGAGGACGTGTGGACGCGCTACGCAAAGTCACACAGCTCCGAGAACGCCTGCACCAGAAACGGTATCGAACGAGTAAACCTCAGTACAGGAAACGTCACTTCGGTGTGGTCCGAGGTCACCCCCGGAAAAGAGTCGACGAGATACCACGATGCCGACCGACTCAACGAGACGCACTTCGTCGTCGCAGACATCTACCTCGACCGCGTCTTCACGATTAACACCACGTCAGGAAACGTCGATTGGACGTGGAACGCCAGCGAATCCTTCCCCCGTTCGACGGGTGGTCCGTATCCGAAAGATTGGACCCATATCAACGACGTCAACATCGTCGAAGACGACCGCATCATGGTCAGTGCTCGAAATCAGGACCGTGTACTCTTCCTCGAACCCGGACGTGGCTTACTGGAGAACTGGACGCTCGGAGAGGAGGACAACTACGACATCCTCTACGAACAGCACAATCCCGATTACATTCCGGAAGAAAATGGCGGACCAGCAGTCGTCGTTGGGGACTCTGAAAACAACCGAGTCGTGGAGTACCAACGCGAGAACGGGGACTGGAAACGCACCTGGACGTGGCAGGACCCATCGATGCAGTGGCCCCGTGACGCTGACCGCCTTCCAAACGGGAACACGCTCGTCACGGACTCGAACGGCAACCGCGTGTTCGAGGTGAACGAACAGGGGAAAGTAGTCTGGAGTGTCCAGATTGCGTTTCCCTACGAAGCCGAACGACTGGGGACCGGTGATGAAAGTAAAGGAGGACCAAGTGCCGCGCGCGCAAACATCGATTCACGTTCAACTGGATTCTCAGGGCAGTTCTGGATCACGTTGAAGGACGTACTTCCAGGGAAGTATTTGAACGGGCTGATGTATATCACTCCGGCGTGGTTCGACATGCCAGCGCTCCTTGCACTCGTCGTCGGATTCGTAAGTGTGATAGGTTGGACACTGCTCGAACTTCGGTGGCGAGTTCAGTGGCGACGATACCGGCCACGCTTCTGGCAGTGA
- a CDS encoding DUF7837 family putative zinc-binding protein: MAEKQERLGDCPNCSESIADRDVLVRYEREDGTEGVYAECPGCWEVVSPS, encoded by the coding sequence GTGGCCGAGAAACAAGAACGGTTGGGCGACTGCCCGAACTGTAGCGAGTCGATAGCCGACCGTGACGTACTCGTCCGATACGAACGAGAAGATGGCACCGAAGGCGTATACGCAGAATGCCCCGGGTGTTGGGAAGTCGTCTCCCCTTCCTGA
- a CDS encoding DUF7130 family rubredoxin-like protein has product MTEDQTTSDSASSIEQGRAVYDDDGNELGEISGFTDEGFEVAINEDLDHVENDIDQESQQEHEPGQEFGEGYLMWRCENCGEMGDLDDGLPTECPNCGSENVIKWRED; this is encoded by the coding sequence ATGACCGAAGACCAGACTACGTCCGATTCGGCGAGTTCGATAGAGCAAGGCCGTGCCGTCTACGATGACGATGGCAACGAACTCGGCGAAATATCCGGATTCACCGACGAAGGATTCGAGGTAGCGATCAACGAAGACCTCGACCACGTCGAGAACGACATCGACCAAGAATCCCAACAAGAGCACGAACCAGGCCAAGAGTTCGGAGAAGGCTACCTCATGTGGCGGTGTGAGAACTGTGGTGAGATGGGTGACTTAGACGATGGACTACCAACGGAGTGTCCGAACTGTGGGTCTGAGAACGTCATCAAGTGGCGGGAGGACTAA
- a CDS encoding GNAT family N-acetyltransferase, translating into MPDQPSIRKGESGDVERIQELVESSMTTSYALSPQDIETIIDAAFSESALEDRIDNEETIVLVGEVDDVLAGVTEATISDDTAEIQWLHVDPERRGAGLGSALFERLTAELEERGIDEFRAVSLAANTSAGTFFERFDYEKVDERQTDLGGRETIEYIYTHGDHASETSTDSAEPVADSLDDEYPETITTEDGEELYLGDDPFQGSEGLFTATFSDPDRSERYGFYCLHCGSADVSMDELERVRCGTCGNTRKPDDDYDGSYL; encoded by the coding sequence ATGCCAGACCAACCGAGCATCCGAAAGGGCGAATCAGGGGACGTTGAGCGAATACAGGAACTCGTCGAGAGTTCGATGACGACTTCGTACGCCCTCAGCCCGCAAGACATCGAGACGATCATCGACGCAGCGTTCTCAGAGTCTGCACTCGAAGATCGGATCGATAACGAGGAGACCATCGTACTAGTGGGGGAAGTGGACGACGTACTCGCGGGAGTTACGGAAGCGACCATCAGCGACGACACTGCAGAGATTCAGTGGCTTCACGTCGATCCTGAACGCCGCGGTGCGGGTCTCGGCTCAGCCTTATTCGAACGACTCACCGCGGAACTCGAAGAGCGCGGCATCGACGAATTCCGGGCGGTTTCGCTCGCAGCCAACACGTCTGCAGGAACCTTCTTCGAGCGATTCGACTACGAGAAAGTAGACGAACGCCAAACAGACCTCGGGGGCCGCGAAACCATCGAGTACATCTACACGCACGGCGACCACGCTTCGGAAACAAGCACCGATAGTGCTGAACCGGTCGCAGACAGTCTAGACGACGAATATCCGGAGACGATTACGACTGAGGACGGCGAAGAACTCTACTTGGGTGATGACCCGTTCCAGGGCTCAGAGGGACTATTCACAGCCACGTTCAGCGACCCCGACCGTTCAGAGCGGTACGGTTTCTACTGCTTGCATTGTGGGTCTGCAGATGTCTCGATGGACGAACTGGAGCGCGTTCGGTGTGGGACCTGTGGTAACACGCGCAAACCAGACGACGACTACGACGGCTCATATCTCTAG